The Panicum hallii strain FIL2 chromosome 9, PHallii_v3.1, whole genome shotgun sequence genome has a window encoding:
- the LOC112878139 gene encoding 10 kDa chaperonin 1, chloroplastic: MAPSLLAFSSPFLVAGSSSSRRPLAAAPTRRAGLRVAALKYDPARVAPQSDRVLVRLQQIPEKSAGGVLLPKSAVKFERYLMGEILSVGADVSEVEAGKKVLFSDINAYEVDLGTDEKHCFCRESDLLAVVE, translated from the exons ATGGCGCCCTCCCTCCTCGCCTTCTCCTCACCCTTCCTCGTCGCCGGCAGCAGTAGCAGCCGCCGGCCGctggccgccgcccccacccgCCGGGCCGGGCTGCGCGTTGCCGCGCTCAAGTACGACCCTGCCAGG GTGGCGCCGCAGTCCGACCGGGTGCTCGTCCGTCTCCAGCAGATCCCTGAG AAATCTGCTGGAGGTGTATTGCTACCAAAGTCTGCTGTTAAGTTTGAGCGGTATCTGATGGGTGAG ATTCTATCGGTCGGTGCTGATGTTAGTGAAGTTGAGGCTGGAAAGAAG GTTCTATTCTCAGATATCAATGCTTATGAG GTGGACCTTGGTACCGATGAGAAGCACTGTTTCTGCCGAGAATCGGATTTGCTAGCTGTTGTTGAATGA
- the LOC112875690 gene encoding RING-H2 finger protein ATL5-like, producing MATTVVPPPPPPQALPERRVPVVPRLADDGGGGGRGDARGSSAGGGGSGSGGVAGISPSILIIAVIVVVMLLASLCIHYFIRHLCRHVGPAGSSSASSRQGPPLPLVVRPAAAASVAPADGHGGGGKAAAAAEAEAERLIARLPLFTLSSSLASVPKSSRDCAVCQSAFRDDDELRLLPACRHAFHSRCVDPWLRGNPSCPLCRASIALPHPPLTDLLRVELGSVSSRRSNPDAAAAAVRAYPLPSGLPNSASSEYLVEEELQVVLKPSPRAATGSSDPPTQQPPQQQQQQLAAVERGQPSSSTVGLTPTASFRSTAERWSSRWSNRWSSRWSSGRWSSRYDAGTVTAAATAEWWWDMDGGAAPTARRREAEDGNGSASFYGFVRWLTGAY from the coding sequence ATGGCTACTACCGtcgtcccgccgccgccgccgccccaggcGCTGCCGGAGCGGAGAGTGCCGGTGGTGCCGCGGCTGGCGGACGACGGTGGCGGGGGCGGAAGGGGGGACGCGCGGGGGAGTAGCGCGGGAGGGGGCGGGAGCGGGAGCGGTGGCGTGGCGGGCATCTCGCCGAGCATCCTCATCATCGCGGTCATCGTGGTGGTGATGCTGCTCGCGTCGCTGTGCATCCACTACTTCATCCGCCACCTGTGCCGCCACGTGGGGCCTGCGGGCTCGTCCTCCGCTTCGTCCCGGCAGgggccgccgctcccgctcgTGGTgcgccccgcggcggcggcgtccgtgGCGCCCGCCGATGGGCACGGAGGAGgagggaaggcggcggcggcagcggaggcggaggcggagcggCTCATCGCGCGCCTGCCGCTGTTCACGCTGTCCTCGTCGCTGGCGTCCGTGCCCAAGTCGTCGCGCGACTGCGCCGTGTGCCAGAGCGCGTTCCGCGACGACGACGAGCTCCGCCTCCTGCCCGCCTGCCGGCACGCGTTCCACTCCCGGTGCGTGGACCCGTGGCTGCGCGGCAACCCGTCCTGCCCGCTGTGCCGCGCCTCCATCGCGCTGCCCCACCCGCCGCTCACCGACCTCCTCCGCGTGGAGCTCGGAAGCGTGAGCAGCCGACGCTCCAACCCcgacgccgctgccgccgccgtccgcgcgTACCCGCTCCCCAGCGGCCTCCCCAACTCGGCGTCATCGGAGTACCTCGTCGAGGAGGAGCTCCAGGTCGTGCTCAAGCCgagcccgcgcgccgccaccgGGTCCAGCGACCCGCCGACCCAGCAGCCGcctcagcaacagcagcagcagctcgccgCGGTGGAGCGCGGGCAGCCATCGTCATCGACCGTGGGCCTGACCCCGACGGCGTCGTTCAGGTCGACGGCGGAGCGGTGGAGCAGCAGGTGGAGCAACCGTTGGAGCAGCAGGTGGAGCAGCGGGCGCTGGAGCAGCCGGTACGACGCCGGGACAgtgacggcggcggccacggcggAGTGGTGGTGGGAcatggacggcggcgcggcccccacggcgcggcggcgggaggcggaGGACGGCAACGGCAGCGCGTCGTTCTACGGGTTCGTGCGGTGGCTCACGGGTGCATACTAG